TTGCCCCACGGAATGTTTATCGCGCCCGGGATGTGGCCGTGGCGCAGGAATCCGGGGGCTTTGCCGGCGCCGGTGTGTAGCGGCACTCCGGCGTAGGAGTCTTCGGAGCGGGCGTCGATAAGCTGCTCGGGGCGCTCATTGATGAGTTCGGTAGCGAAGCAACGAAACGGTGTGTCTTGCCTATCGACCACAGGGTAGTTGGTGCGTGGGTAGTCCGGCACCGCGTAGGAGGTATCGCGTTCTTCGCCCATCCAGGCGTCGCGGCCGCCGTCGAGAAGCCTTACATCTGGATGGCCGAACAACTCGAAGACCCAAGCTGTGTAGGCGGCCCACCAGTTTGAGCGGTCACCGTAGATCACGACGGTATCGTCGCGGGAGATGCCCCGGGAGCTCATCAGCTCGGCGAAGGCTTGCCCGTCAATGAAGTCGCGGCACACGGGGTCGTTGAGGTCGCGCAACCAGTCGATACGCACGGCGCCGGGAATGTGGCCGATGTCGTAGAGAAATGCGTCCTCGTCACTTTCGACCACCCGCAGGCCATCCACCCCGAGCCGGGCCGACAGCCACGCCGCGGAGACAAACTTCTCCGGGTGCGCGAATTCCTGAAATAGCGGGTGCGGATCGTGCTCGATTCCCATGATCTACCTGTCCTTACGGGTGCTTTTTCTCTACCCGCCCAACCTTACCTTCGCTCTCGCTTGTCGACGCCCCATTGCCAGCGAAACCCCCTGCTTGTGAACTTGGACACTTGCTGAGCGGGACCTGGCAGACGGGCATATTCTGGAGGTGGAAATGCTAAAAGCGGCTGAAAGGGAAGCCCACATGAAAAAAGCAATTGTTGTCTTTGAAGTCGAAGGCGGCTCCGATAAGTACTTCGACGGCCACCGCAAAGACACCATGCCGATCGTCGACGCGATCAAAGCCAAAGGTTGGCACTCGGAGGTTGTTTATTACCGTCCCGAGTGGAGCGAAGACATCTATAAATACGTCACCGAAAACTTCGACGGCTACATCTCCCGCGTCAACCCGGGCAACATCCCAGGTGGGGAGCAGGGCTACTTCCAGCTTTTGACCAGCCTGTCCGTCGCGGGGCTTGTGGGTATGTCCACCCCAGGTGAGATGATGGCCTACGGCGCCAAAGATGCCCTGGTCAAACTCAAAGACACCAACCTTGTGCCTTCCGACACCGCCGCCTACTACGACGTGGATACCTTCCACAACACTTTCCCGACCTCCCTGTCCTACGGTGAGCGCGTGCTGAAGCAAAACCGTGGCTCCACCGGTTCCGGCATCTGGCGCGTGCGCCTCGCCGACGATGAGGATGCCGCCAACGTGGTGCCGGGCACCGCGCTGCCGCTGGATACCAAGTTGCGCTGCACGGAGGCTGTGGACAACCACACCGAGACTCGCCAGCTCGGTGAGTTCATGGATTTCTGCGACCAGTACATCGTGGGCGACAACGGGATGCTCGTGGACATGCGCTTTATGCCCCGCATCACCGAGGGTGAGATCCGTATCCTGCTCGTCGGCCCACACCCGGTTTTCGTGGTCCACAAGAAGCCTGCTGAGGGCGGCGACGCTTTTTCCGCCACCCTGTTTTCCGGCGCGAAGTACACCTACAACAAGCCGGAGGAGTGGCAGGAACTCATCGATATGTTCGCTGACGCCCGCCCCGTTATCGCCGAAAACCTTGGTGGCGATAACATTCCGCTGATTTGGACTGCGGACTTCATGCTTGCCGACGACGACGAGACAGGCGAAGATACCTACGTGCTCGGCGAGATCAACTGCTCTTGCGTGGGCTTTACCTCCGAGCTCGACATGGGTATCCAGGAGCTTGTGGCCGAAGAAGCCATCAAGCGCATCGAGAAAGCGGCTGCTTAATCGAGCAGTCTTCCCACGCTTTCCGGGTCTGCGTCGGAAAGCATTTGGCGGCAGCGGTCGTATTCGGCAGTATCGCCAATTTTCTTGGAAGCCAACGCCAGCATGGCGATGGCTTTGAGCACAGGCTGGTTCGGTTCATGGCTGGCGGGCACGGGCCCCCAGCCCTTCCAGCCGTTGGCCCGCAGACGATCGAGGGAGCGGTGGTAGCCGGTGCGGGCGTAGGCGTAGGCGACGATGGTGTCACCGCCGTCGAGTTCGCGCTCGGCCCGGGCCGCCCACACGGCGGGGGAGTCGGGGTGTGCCAGCGCGGTGTCCTCCGAAAGCAGATCCGCTCCCTGGGCCGGGTCTTGCGGCAGGTGAACAGGCGGGGGAGCAAGCATGTCATTTATCTTCATGGCTCCCACCCTAGTTAATCCCAGAAAGAAGAGACGTCCAGGCCGAACTGGTAGAGGGCGCGGCGCAAAAGCGGCATTGACAGGCCGATCACACTCGTGGCGTCGCCGTCGATGGAATCAATGAACCAGCTCCCCAGCGCCTCTAAGGTAAACGCCCCTGCGCACTCGAGTGGCTCGCCGGAAAACGCGTAGGCCTCGATGTCGGCGTCCGAGACCTGCCCGAAGTGGATCGTGGTGGCAACGGTGTCGCTGTACCACTGGCCGCGGTAGTGCACGGCGTGGCCGGTGAGCAACTCCGCAGTGCGCCCGCGCTGTGCTTTCCACCGGGCGATGGTGGCCTCGACGGTGTGCGGTTTGCCTTGGAGGGTGCCACCTAAAAGCAGCATGGAATCGCCGCCGACGGTGACATCTGTGGGGAAATCACCCGCGATTTTTTCGGCTTTGGCGCGGGCGAGCGTGGCAACCGTGTCGGCGGGGGAAGAATGGGGCAGGGCGCGGATTAGCGCTTCCTCGTCAATTTCAGCAGGGCGCAGCAGCGGGTTCACCCCGGCGCGTTCGAGCAACATGCGCCGCGAAGGTGACTGGGAGGCGAGAACCAGTTTCATCTCAAAGCTAGAAATACGTGACGTTGGAAAACGCGCTCGGATTGAACACATCTGGGTGGCGCAGCGGGGAGGGCTCGCCCCACAGGTTGCGCTGCGTCTTCCCAGCGTCAAGTGCGGCAGCGGCCTGGAGCTCAGCGAAAACCGCAGTTAGCGCGGCGAGTTCATCATCGGTGGGGTTTCCTTTGACAACGGTGAAAAGCGGCGCTGTTTCCTTCAGGTCAGGTGAGGCAGTCATGTGTCGTTTCTCCTTCTACAGCGGAATGTTGCCATGCTTTTTCGCGGGCGGATAGACCACTTTACGCTCCAAGAGCCGCAAGGCCTCGAGAACTTGGGTGCGTGTGTGGGACGGTTCGATAACCGAGTCGACCAAACCGCGTTCAGTGGCGATATACGGGTTGAGGTTTTCGGCTGCGTAGGTTTCCGCGTCGGTGTTCAGGGCGGTGGCGGCGCTGGCGGCGCTGGCGAGCGCGATTTGTGCGGTCGGCCACGCAAAGACTAGATCGGCACCGAGGTACTTCGAGCCCATGATGGCGTAGGACGAACCGAAAGCCTTGTGGGTTACCACGGTTACCGTTCCCACCTGGGCTTCCGCATAGGCGTAGGCCAACGTGGAGGCTCCGCTGACCACCTCATCGTCGGCGGGGAGGAAACCGGGGGAATCGACAAGTGTGACCACCGGCATGTTGAAAGCGTCGCACGTGCGGATAAAACGCGCCGCCTTGCGCGCCGCCACAGCAGTTATCTGCCCGTCCAGTGATAAGGGCTGGTTGGCCACAATCCCCACTGCGCGCCCCGAGATGTGGGCGAAGCCGGTGACGATGTTGTCGGCGTAGTCCGCGCTGAGCTCGAAAAGGCCGCCGTCGGTAATCGCGGTGATGATGTCGCGGACCTCATAGGTGGCGGCATCGTCGTCGGGCATAAAGGTGTTCAGGTCGACGTTGGCGGCAGCGCCAGCCGAGGCGATGGGGGAACCCGCACGGTTATTTTCCGGCAGGAAGGAGAGGACCTCGCGGGCGGCGGCGACGGCCTCCACAGATGTGGCGGCACGCAGATGGGCAGGCCCGGTCTGTACGGAGGCGCCCTGGGCTACAACCACGATGTCCGACAGGGGGACCGTCACCGCGGACAGTCCGGCGGTCGTGCCCGCGACGACTGCGATCTGCGGGATCAAACCCGAAGCGGTAGTGGCAGCACGCAGGAT
The Corynebacterium sp. BD556 genome window above contains:
- a CDS encoding DUF3151 domain-containing protein; translated protein: MKINDMLAPPPVHLPQDPAQGADLLSEDTALAHPDSPAVWAARAERELDGGDTIVAYAYARTGYHRSLDRLRANGWKGWGPVPASHEPNQPVLKAIAMLALASKKIGDTAEYDRCRQMLSDADPESVGRLLD
- a CDS encoding Cj0069 family protein, whose amino-acid sequence is MKKAIVVFEVEGGSDKYFDGHRKDTMPIVDAIKAKGWHSEVVYYRPEWSEDIYKYVTENFDGYISRVNPGNIPGGEQGYFQLLTSLSVAGLVGMSTPGEMMAYGAKDALVKLKDTNLVPSDTAAYYDVDTFHNTFPTSLSYGERVLKQNRGSTGSGIWRVRLADDEDAANVVPGTALPLDTKLRCTEAVDNHTETRQLGEFMDFCDQYIVGDNGMLVDMRFMPRITEGEIRILLVGPHPVFVVHKKPAEGGDAFSATLFSGAKYTYNKPEEWQELIDMFADARPVIAENLGGDNIPLIWTADFMLADDDETGEDTYVLGEINCSCVGFTSELDMGIQELVAEEAIKRIEKAAA
- a CDS encoding Maf family protein, translating into MKLVLASQSPSRRMLLERAGVNPLLRPAEIDEEALIRALPHSSPADTVATLARAKAEKIAGDFPTDVTVGGDSMLLLGGTLQGKPHTVEATIARWKAQRGRTAELLTGHAVHYRGQWYSDTVATTIHFGQVSDADIEAYAFSGEPLECAGAFTLEALGSWFIDSIDGDATSVIGLSMPLLRRALYQFGLDVSSFWD
- a CDS encoding acyl-CoA carboxylase subunit beta, whose protein sequence is MSSSKPDLTTTAGRLQDLRNRLEEAQAPVGPDAIEAVHTAGETTARERVLALLDEGSFVETDALARHNVEAYKMDRTRPATDGVITGYGHIEGRRVCVFSQDTTVFDGAVGEVYAEKILKLYELAIKTGVPLVGIYDSVGPRWQEGIVTAALQAKILRAATTASGLIPQIAVVAGTTAGLSAVTVPLSDIVVVAQGASVQTGPAHLRAATSVEAVAAAREVLSFLPENNRAGSPIASAGAAANVDLNTFMPDDDAATYEVRDIITAITDGGLFELSADYADNIVTGFAHISGRAVGIVANQPLSLDGQITAVAARKAARFIRTCDAFNMPVVTLVDSPGFLPADDEVVSGASTLAYAYAEAQVGTVTVVTHKAFGSSYAIMGSKYLGADLVFAWPTAQIALASAASAATALNTDAETYAAENLNPYIATERGLVDSVIEPSHTRTQVLEALRLLERKVVYPPAKKHGNIPL
- a CDS encoding acyl-CoA carboxylase subunit epsilon, with protein sequence MTASPDLKETAPLFTVVKGNPTDDELAALTAVFAELQAAAALDAGKTQRNLWGEPSPLRHPDVFNPSAFSNVTYF
- a CDS encoding sulfurtransferase, which translates into the protein MGIEHDPHPLFQEFAHPEKFVSAAWLSARLGVDGLRVVESDEDAFLYDIGHIPGAVRIDWLRDLNDPVCRDFIDGQAFAELMSSRGISRDDTVVIYGDRSNWWAAYTAWVFELFGHPDVRLLDGGRDAWMGEERDTSYAVPDYPRTNYPVVDRQDTPFRCFATELINERPEQLIDARSEDSYAGVPLHTGAGKAPGFLRHGHIPGAINIPWGNAVHPNARFKTRPEIEAVYADLDPAQRTVTYCELGESSAHSWYVLKHVLGFKEVALYDGSWAEWGNMVRVPVEKSHTEPTQ